The following proteins are co-located in the Candidatus Competibacteraceae bacterium genome:
- a CDS encoding cation-transporting P-type ATPase — MNTPSSPQSPLWHTLSLDQVPRELDTVPGGLSEEEAARRLDIHGPNRLRPPQRRGPLARFLLQFHNVLIYLLLVSAAITGALDHGIDTAVILGVVLINAIVGFVQEGKAESAMAAIRNMLSLHAMVLRDEQRREIPAEELVPGDWVLLQSGDKVPADLRLVEARNLRIQEAVLTGEAEAVHKTTAPVPAAAALGDRAGMAYSGTLVSYGQGLGVVVATGEQTEIGRISILLEQVEEIATPLLRQVAQFGRWLSLAILVVASATFAAGVLWRGQSMDDMFMAAVALAVAAIPEGLPAIMTIILAIGVQRMAARNAIIRRLPAVETLGSVTVICSDKTGTLTRNEMAVQRVVTADRIFEVSGVGYAPTGGFSVRGEPIMPEDTADLRVIARAVRLCNDASLREREGEWRMDGDPTEGALLALALKSGLDPMAEQARFRRLDSIPFESEHRFMATLHHDHHGAHVIHVKGAPERVLAMCADEQHPDHPQPLRPAYWHEHIEALAAQGQRVLAVARRPVPKTQHELTFADVEAGLTLLGLLGISDPPREEAIQAVRLTQQAGIRVKMITGDHGATAQAIAAQLGIGDNRRVLAGPELETMDEAALRSVVLDTDVYARASPEHKLRLVAALQDNHQVVAMTGDGVNDAPALKRADVGVAMGMKGTEAAKEAAEMVLADDNFASITHAVEEGRTVYDNLRKALLFTLPTNGAEALVIIAAILLGTALPLTPVQVLWVNMVTAVTLSLSLAFEPAEANVMRRRPRDPDEPLVNGFMLWRIALVSVLLVIAPLSLFLWQTAQGVSHEAARTVAVNALVMGEICYLFNSRFIFDSSLSRQGLLGSRPVLFTVGILLVLQLAFTYFPPVQRLLGTAPISVADWGIVTLAGLAVFLLVELEKGVWRRLRPIPPTEETSASGHAG, encoded by the coding sequence ATGAACACGCCCTCTTCCCCGCAATCCCCCCTCTGGCACACGCTCTCCCTCGATCAGGTTCCGCGCGAACTGGACACCGTACCCGGTGGCTTGAGCGAAGAGGAAGCTGCCCGACGACTGGACATTCACGGCCCCAACCGGCTGCGCCCTCCCCAGCGGCGCGGGCCGCTGGCGCGCTTCCTGCTGCAATTCCACAACGTATTGATTTACCTGCTGCTGGTTTCAGCCGCGATCACCGGCGCGCTGGACCACGGCATCGACACCGCCGTGATCCTGGGCGTGGTGCTCATCAACGCCATCGTTGGCTTCGTACAGGAAGGCAAGGCCGAATCGGCCATGGCCGCCATCCGCAACATGCTGTCGCTGCACGCCATGGTCTTGCGCGACGAGCAGCGTCGGGAAATCCCCGCCGAGGAATTGGTGCCCGGCGACTGGGTGCTGCTGCAATCGGGTGATAAGGTGCCCGCCGATCTGCGGCTGGTCGAGGCCAGAAATCTGCGGATTCAGGAGGCGGTGCTGACCGGCGAGGCCGAGGCGGTGCATAAAACCACAGCCCCCGTCCCAGCCGCGGCGGCGCTCGGTGACCGCGCCGGCATGGCGTATTCCGGCACCCTGGTCAGTTACGGTCAGGGGCTGGGCGTGGTGGTGGCGACCGGCGAACAGACCGAGATCGGCCGAATCAGCATTCTGCTGGAGCAGGTCGAGGAAATCGCCACGCCCCTGCTGCGGCAGGTGGCCCAGTTCGGCCGCTGGCTGAGCCTGGCCATCCTGGTGGTGGCCAGCGCCACCTTTGCCGCCGGCGTACTCTGGCGCGGCCAGTCCATGGACGACATGTTCATGGCGGCGGTGGCGCTGGCGGTGGCGGCGATTCCCGAAGGGCTGCCGGCGATCATGACCATCATCCTGGCCATCGGCGTCCAGCGCATGGCGGCGCGCAACGCCATCATCCGCCGGCTGCCGGCGGTGGAAACGCTGGGCTCGGTGACCGTGATCTGTTCGGACAAAACCGGCACCCTCACCCGCAACGAAATGGCCGTGCAACGGGTCGTCACCGCCGACCGGATTTTCGAAGTCAGTGGTGTCGGTTACGCGCCGACCGGCGGGTTCAGCGTCAGGGGCGAACCGATCATGCCGGAAGACACCGCCGACTTGCGGGTCATCGCCCGCGCCGTGCGCCTGTGCAACGACGCCAGTCTGCGCGAGCGCGAGGGCGAATGGCGCATGGACGGCGATCCCACCGAAGGCGCGCTGCTGGCCCTGGCGCTGAAATCCGGCCTCGACCCGATGGCCGAGCAGGCCCGGTTCCGCCGTCTGGACAGCATTCCCTTCGAGTCCGAGCACCGCTTCATGGCCACCCTGCACCACGATCATCACGGCGCGCATGTGATCCACGTCAAGGGCGCGCCGGAACGGGTACTGGCGATGTGCGCGGACGAACAGCATCCCGACCACCCGCAACCCTTGCGCCCGGCGTACTGGCACGAACACATCGAGGCCCTGGCGGCACAGGGCCAGCGGGTGCTGGCGGTCGCCCGCCGGCCGGTGCCCAAAACCCAGCACGAACTGACCTTCGCCGACGTCGAAGCCGGATTGACCCTGCTCGGCCTGCTCGGCATCAGCGACCCGCCGCGCGAGGAAGCGATCCAGGCGGTGCGGCTCACCCAGCAGGCCGGCATTCGGGTCAAGATGATCACCGGCGACCACGGCGCCACGGCGCAAGCCATCGCCGCCCAGCTTGGCATCGGCGACAACCGGCGGGTGCTGGCCGGACCGGAGCTGGAAACCATGGACGAGGCGGCGCTGCGGTCAGTGGTCCTGGACACCGATGTGTACGCCCGCGCCAGCCCCGAGCACAAGCTGCGGCTGGTCGCGGCCCTGCAGGACAACCACCAGGTGGTGGCGATGACCGGCGACGGTGTCAACGATGCCCCGGCGCTCAAGCGCGCCGACGTCGGGGTGGCGATGGGAATGAAGGGCACCGAAGCGGCCAAGGAAGCGGCCGAGATGGTGCTGGCCGACGACAATTTCGCTTCCATCACCCACGCGGTGGAGGAAGGCCGCACGGTCTACGACAATCTGCGCAAGGCGCTGCTGTTCACCCTGCCGACCAACGGCGCCGAGGCGCTGGTCATCATCGCCGCCATTCTGTTGGGCACGGCGCTGCCGCTCACGCCGGTCCAGGTGCTGTGGGTGAACATGGTGACGGCGGTCACGCTGTCGCTGTCGCTGGCCTTCGAGCCGGCCGAGGCGAACGTGATGCGGCGGCGGCCACGCGACCCCGACGAGCCGCTGGTGAACGGCTTCATGCTGTGGCGGATCGCCCTGGTGTCGGTGCTCTTGGTGATCGCCCCACTGAGCCTGTTTCTGTGGCAGACCGCGCAGGGCGTCTCGCACGAGGCGGCGCGCACCGTGGCGGTCAACGCGCTGGTGATGGGCGAAATCTGTTATCTGTTCAACAGCCGCTTCATTTTCGATTCCTCGCTTTCGCGCCAGGGCCTGCTGGGCAGCCGTCCGGTGCTGTTCACCGTCGGCATCCTGCTGGTGCTGCAACTGGCGTTCACCTATTTCCCGCCGGTGCAACGGCTGCTGGGCACCGCGCCGATCAGCGTCGCCGACTGGGGCATCGTCACCCTGGCTGGCCTGGCGGTCTTCCTGCTGGTGGAGTTGGAAAAAGGGGTCTGGCGCCGATTGCGGCCCATACCGCCCACCGAGGAAACATCCGCGTCAGGGCATGCGGGGTAG
- a CDS encoding substrate-binding domain-containing protein, which translates to MNNSPHRLLPLMLLCLIAWTPPSPGHAQTDSNKNKIALVMKALSNPFFSKMEAGAKEYARENDVTLEVFGTEMETDIEHQISLINNLTSRGYGAIVIAPADSRKLVPPLKQAIDQGIVVINIDNPLDQHAQAQYGITIPFVGSDNAKGAALVGDYFRRKLHGKGRVIIIEGISGAQNGELRKAGFRRAITAGGGIEIVNSVSANWHTEDAFAHMSGLLEKQGAVDAVFCANDQMALGVLQALNSRDLSGKVLVGGYDNIEAAHNELRNGRMHATIEQHPELMGRHGVALALRALQGKQIPTHQEVPLDLITYESFGKRIALSLSDLSNPFFATLLAGARAQAKLHGVELRYADAHNDDGQQLLAIQDFVDKKMDFILINPTNSQAVQPGIEIANHAHIPVITVDRKEDGGKVISHITSDNMAGGRLAGEYVARQLERGGTLAEFEGIPGTSVSYERGKGFNDLIAQHAKLKVTAREVAHFNRDEARQTMARLLARQQTFDAVFAHNDSMILGVLDALQAADPARRPLLVGFDAIPEALRALREGRIDATVAQKPERMGNLAMGAAIKALRQETVPPLILVELDLIERGE; encoded by the coding sequence ATGAACAACTCGCCGCACCGTCTGCTGCCCCTGATGCTGCTCTGCCTGATCGCATGGACGCCGCCGTCTCCGGGACACGCGCAAACCGACAGCAACAAGAACAAAATCGCTCTGGTCATGAAGGCGCTGTCCAACCCGTTCTTTTCCAAGATGGAAGCCGGCGCCAAGGAATACGCCCGCGAGAACGACGTCACCCTGGAAGTGTTCGGCACCGAGATGGAAACGGACATCGAACATCAGATTAGCCTGATCAACAATCTGACTTCCCGTGGCTACGGCGCCATCGTCATCGCGCCGGCGGATTCGCGCAAACTGGTCCCACCGCTCAAGCAAGCCATCGATCAGGGTATCGTGGTCATCAATATCGACAACCCGTTGGACCAGCATGCCCAGGCTCAATACGGCATCACCATCCCCTTCGTCGGCTCCGACAACGCCAAGGGCGCGGCGCTGGTGGGTGACTACTTCCGTCGCAAGCTGCACGGCAAGGGCCGCGTCATCATCATCGAGGGCATCAGCGGTGCTCAGAACGGCGAATTGCGCAAGGCCGGCTTCCGGCGGGCCATCACCGCGGGCGGCGGCATCGAGATCGTGAATTCGGTCAGCGCCAACTGGCATACGGAGGACGCTTTCGCCCACATGTCCGGCCTGCTGGAAAAACAGGGCGCCGTCGACGCCGTCTTCTGCGCCAACGACCAGATGGCGCTCGGGGTGCTGCAAGCCCTGAACTCGCGCGACCTGAGCGGCAAGGTGCTGGTCGGTGGCTACGACAACATCGAGGCCGCTCACAACGAACTGCGCAATGGCCGGATGCACGCCACCATCGAACAGCACCCCGAACTGATGGGTCGCCACGGCGTGGCTCTGGCGCTGCGGGCGCTGCAAGGCAAGCAGATTCCGACCCACCAGGAAGTGCCGCTGGACCTGATCACTTACGAAAGTTTCGGTAAGCGGATCGCGCTGTCGCTCTCGGATCTGAGCAACCCGTTTTTCGCCACCCTGCTCGCGGGTGCCCGCGCCCAGGCCAAACTGCACGGCGTCGAACTGCGGTACGCCGACGCCCACAACGACGATGGCCAGCAATTGCTGGCCATCCAGGATTTCGTGGACAAGAAAATGGACTTCATCCTGATCAACCCCACCAACTCGCAGGCGGTGCAGCCCGGAATCGAAATCGCCAACCACGCCCACATCCCGGTTATTACGGTCGACCGCAAGGAAGACGGCGGCAAGGTGATCTCCCATATCACGTCCGACAATATGGCCGGAGGCCGCCTGGCGGGCGAGTACGTCGCCCGCCAACTGGAACGCGGCGGAACCCTCGCCGAATTCGAGGGCATCCCCGGCACCTCGGTCAGCTACGAACGCGGCAAGGGTTTCAACGACCTCATCGCCCAACATGCCAAGCTCAAGGTGACGGCGCGCGAAGTGGCCCATTTCAACCGCGACGAGGCCCGCCAAACCATGGCACGGCTATTGGCCCGGCAACAGACCTTCGACGCCGTCTTCGCCCACAACGACAGCATGATCCTGGGCGTGCTGGACGCGCTGCAAGCCGCCGATCCCGCCCGACGCCCGCTGCTGGTCGGGTTCGACGCCATCCCGGAAGCATTGCGCGCTCTGCGCGAGGGCCGAATCGACGCCACCGTCGCGCAGAAACCGGAGCGGATGGGCAATCTGGCGATGGGCGCGGCGATCAAGGCGCTGCGGCAGGAAACCGTGCCCCCCTTGATACTGGTCGAACTCGACTTGATCGAGCGCGGCGAATAG
- the mraZ gene encoding division/cell wall cluster transcriptional repressor MraZ: MTNFLGEFECKLDSKARIALPAALRKQLPPEAEGRLVVNRGFEQHLVLYPLPEWRRVTAELERLNLYVKKHREFVRYFHRGATELELDGSGRLLLPRRLLDYAGIRDAAILLAYAHRIECWDPTLYDNLLSNEPADFAGLAEEIMGAANRPEPDGERIPAFRDFPPAPPNSRH, encoded by the coding sequence ATGACGAATTTTCTCGGTGAATTCGAATGCAAGCTCGATTCCAAGGCGCGGATCGCGTTGCCGGCCGCGCTGCGAAAGCAGTTGCCGCCCGAGGCCGAGGGGCGGTTGGTGGTCAACCGCGGTTTTGAGCAGCACCTGGTGTTGTACCCGCTACCGGAGTGGCGGCGAGTGACCGCCGAACTCGAGCGCCTCAACCTGTACGTCAAGAAGCATCGCGAATTCGTCCGCTATTTCCATCGCGGCGCGACCGAACTGGAACTGGATGGCAGCGGCCGGCTGTTGTTGCCCCGACGGTTGCTGGACTATGCCGGTATCCGCGATGCGGCGATCCTGCTGGCCTACGCCCATCGGATCGAGTGCTGGGACCCGACCCTGTACGATAATCTGCTGTCGAACGAGCCAGCCGATTTTGCCGGTTTGGCCGAGGAGATCATGGGCGCGGCGAACCGTCCGGAGCCGGACGGGGAGCGGATTCCCGCTTTCCGGGATTTTCCGCCGGCGCCGCCCAATTCGCGCCATTGA